A stretch of DNA from Thermogemmatispora onikobensis:
GGTGTTCTGCCATCCCCGACCGCTTCATCTCTATAGCTAGCCTCCTGGCTTCCTGCTGTACTTGCATCAGGGTATCAGGTCGTTTACCTGTATCCGAAGCGGTCTCTATGACGGAGATCTTTCCATACCTGTCAGCAAATACCTGCTGTATCATGTCGCTGGCCCATAGCCTCAGTCGGCTTTTTGGATTCATAATGAAGAATATGGGCATGGCAGACATCAGGGGATTTATCGAAAGAATTTTTAAGCGCGATCGAAAGGTCAAGGAATGGGTTGCCAGATGGTTCCTTGCCTTTGCGTCTTACCTGGTCAGCGAAATCCGCCTTCACCCAGGTGATTTTACCCCCCCACCATTTTCGGGAGATTTCTCAGATAGTTAAGCGTCACCGGGTGCTCATGGCCTGTGTCGGCGAAAACCGCCTGGAATCCATCCCGACCGAACTCCCGGCTCGCCCAGCAGTAAACCGCCGTCGAATCTTTGCCCCCAGACACT
This window harbors:
- a CDS encoding phosphoadenosine phosphosulfate reductase domain-containing protein; this translates as METLRVVSVSGGKDSTAVYCWASREFGRDGFQAVFADTGHEHPVTLNYLRNLPKMVGG